The proteins below are encoded in one region of Amycolatopsis acidiphila:
- a CDS encoding WhiB family transcriptional regulator, with product MGELADIFDPAEPPEWQDRALCAQTDPEAFFPEKGGSTREAKRICQGCEVKGECLEYALAHDERFGIWGGLSERERRKLKKRAV from the coding sequence CTGGGTGAGCTCGCCGACATCTTCGATCCCGCCGAGCCGCCGGAGTGGCAGGACCGCGCGCTGTGCGCGCAGACCGACCCGGAGGCGTTCTTCCCGGAAAAGGGTGGATCGACCCGCGAGGCCAAGCGGATCTGTCAGGGCTGCGAAGTGAAGGGCGAGTGCCTCGAGTACGCCCTGGCCCACGACGAGCGCTTCGGCATCTGGGGCGGACTGTCCGAACGGGAGCGTCGCAAGCTCAAGAAACGCGCGGTCTGA